One window of the Eucalyptus grandis isolate ANBG69807.140 chromosome 6, ASM1654582v1, whole genome shotgun sequence genome contains the following:
- the LOC104450490 gene encoding MORN repeat-containing protein 1 — MEGPKSQSSAVLTRSKSSLLRSSSTVRSSIHSLSSVAEDDLLPSYHQSQPQRDPVEEEKARRRAPRRSGPTGSSRFRPALAVASLAFSTVFFVCLFSSRRDAAPSTTASENLLLALIFVAVALFFVSRNKPLIERNLSTIKHLYSLNAKRLGFSRGNARGGVQWFIGSDSSAADAKAAIREKKKIIREGVEFYSNGDYYEGEFHKGRCNGSGVYNYIANGRYEGDWIDGKYDGYGIESWARGSRYRGQYRNGLRHGLGVYRFYTGDSYAGEWWNGQSHGVGVQSCADGSCYVGEFKCGVKHGLGCYYFRNGDRFAGEYFGDKIHGFGVYHFANGHCYEGSWHEGSKQGYGMYTFRNGDSKCGEWHSGSLKTPLPQLTDAVLRAIQAARKAAENAIHLRRVDEQVNKAVLAASRAGTAARVAAVKAVQNRMDGKFCDIEA, encoded by the exons ATGGAGGGACCCAAGAGCCAGTCCTCGGCGGTGCTCACCAGATCGAAGTCGTCGCTCCTCCGCTCCTCCTCCACCGTCCGCTCCTCCATCCACAGCCTTTCCTCCGTCGCCGAGGACGACCTGCTGCCTTCTTACCACCAGAGCCAGCCGCAGCGCGATCCGGTCGAGGAAGAGAAGGCCAGGAGGCGCGCCCCACGCCGGTCCGGCCCGACCGGGTCGAGCCGGTTCCGGCCGGCCCTCGCCGTGGCCTCCCTCGCCTTCTCCACCGTCTTCTTCGTCTGCTTGTTCAGTTCCAGGAGGGACGCGGCCCCGAGCACGACCGCCTCCGAGAACCTCCTCCTGGCCCTCATCTTCGTCGCCGTCGCGCTCTTCTTCGTCTCCAGGAACAAGCCCCTGATCGAGCGCAACCTCTCGACGATTAAGCACCTGTACAGCCTCAACGCCAAGAGGCTAGGGTTCTCGCGGGGCAACGCGAGAGGGGGCGTGCAGTGGTTCATCGGCAGCGACTCCAGCGCGGCCGACGCCAAGGCCGCGAtcagggagaagaagaagattatccGCGAGGGAGTGGAGTTCTACAGCAATGGGGATTACTACGAGGGCGAGTTCCACAAGGGGAGGTGCAATGGGAGTGGCGTGTACAATTACATCGCGAACGGGCGATACGAAGGGGATTGGATCGACGGCAAGTACGACGGGTACGGGATTGAGAGCTGGGCTCGCGGTAGCAGGTACCGCGGGCAGTATCGGAACGGGCTGAGGCACGGGTTGGGCGTGTATAGGTTTTACACGGGGGATTCGTATGCCGGAGAGTGGTGGAATGGGCAGAGCCATGGGGTTGGGGTGCAGAGCTGTGCTGATGGGAGCTGCTATGTTGGGGAATTCAAGTGTGGGGTCAAGCATGGACTCGGGTGTTATTATTTCAG GAATGGAGACAGATTCGCTGGAGAATATTTTGGCGATAAAATTCATGGGTTCGGTGTCTACCATTTTGCCAATGGCCATTGCTACGAGGGTTCTTGGCATGAAGGTTCGAAGCAAGGCTATGGAATGTACACTTTCCGAAACGGCGATTCAAAATGTGGTGAATGGCACTCTGGTTCCCTCAAGACCCCTTTACCCCAACTGACCGACGCAGTTCTTCGAGCAATTCAG GCTGCCAGAAAAGCAGCTGAAAATGCAATTCACCTTCGCCGAGTAGACGAACAGGTGAACAAGGCCGTCTTGGCCGCGAGTAGAGCTGGGACTGCTGCTAGAGTTGCCGCCGTGAAAGCTGTCCAGAATCGGATGGACGGCAAGTTTTGTGACATAGAAGCTTGA